In Mycobacterium stomatepiae, the following are encoded in one genomic region:
- a CDS encoding DHA2 family efflux MFS transporter permease subunit, with the protein MVVESKSRRLALWVMSVGYFMILLDSSAVVVVIPTMLTEFHISIAQVGWVSSGYLVSYVVLILPGGQLGARFGQRNIYLAGLLILILASVGCGFSHTFTALIVARAVQGVGAALMAPQPMAVVTRIFPAQNRGPAIALWATVGGLAAFCGPIVGGAIVTHLGWQWVFLINLPIGVIAFALAAAYVPVLPNSSHNLDMLGTVFSGAAIALAVFGIQNGPRYHWARIAGSPITVSEVLALGLLFAAVFILHQWKYATEPLIATRIFKDRNFSAGLTANTIGTFVVTSLGMPLMLYAQNVRDMSPVGAALLFLPLAVAVVLTAPIVGRLTSKIQPRILAVSGFSVMLTVLTLLVTELEPTTPIWVICILTAVMGMGTSLASTSVVTVTLRNLSPDLAGTGSGLLTAAGLFSAVLASACMASILDAMLGSQSGLSSGDLVLAAERMRYAHGIARSAILPTVATFFATLICLKMHDFPELPSSFRWIRRRQGDEQHARPSAVSDMYSPDVVAVRRNHEC; encoded by the coding sequence ATGGTTGTGGAATCAAAAAGTCGTCGGCTGGCATTATGGGTGATGAGCGTCGGCTACTTTATGATTCTGCTTGATTCGAGCGCAGTGGTGGTCGTAATACCGACTATGCTCACAGAATTCCACATAAGTATTGCTCAGGTCGGGTGGGTTTCGAGTGGATACCTAGTCTCGTATGTTGTCTTGATTCTCCCCGGTGGACAATTAGGCGCCCGTTTCGGGCAGCGCAACATCTATCTTGCAGGGCTTTTAATATTGATATTGGCTTCAGTGGGCTGCGGTTTCTCCCACACGTTCACGGCTCTCATCGTGGCTCGTGCTGTTCAAGGCGTTGGTGCCGCGTTGATGGCGCCGCAACCTATGGCGGTCGTGACGCGAATCTTTCCAGCACAGAATCGCGGACCCGCGATTGCATTGTGGGCGACGGTCGGGGGATTAGCGGCTTTTTGCGGTCCGATCGTTGGGGGCGCTATCGTCACTCATCTGGGGTGGCAGTGGGTCTTTCTGATCAACCTGCCGATCGGTGTCATTGCATTCGCACTAGCCGCCGCTTACGTTCCTGTTCTACCGAATTCGTCTCACAATCTCGACATGTTGGGAACGGTCTTCAGTGGAGCCGCAATCGCGCTTGCAGTCTTCGGAATCCAAAACGGGCCGCGGTATCACTGGGCTCGCATCGCCGGCTCCCCCATCACGGTGAGTGAAGTTCTCGCCTTGGGTCTGCTCTTCGCCGCTGTCTTCATCCTTCACCAGTGGAAGTACGCTACCGAACCCCTGATCGCAACGCGGATTTTCAAAGACCGAAATTTCTCTGCGGGACTTACAGCTAATACAATTGGCACGTTTGTCGTCACGTCGTTGGGTATGCCACTGATGCTCTACGCTCAGAACGTACGGGATATGTCGCCCGTCGGTGCCGCGCTATTATTTTTACCGCTGGCCGTTGCCGTCGTTCTGACGGCTCCAATAGTGGGTCGACTTACTTCCAAGATACAACCACGGATTCTCGCAGTAAGTGGATTTAGCGTGATGCTGACGGTGCTGACACTATTGGTAACTGAGCTCGAGCCTACAACTCCGATTTGGGTAATTTGCATACTCACCGCCGTCATGGGTATGGGTACTTCGTTGGCCAGCACATCTGTCGTGACCGTGACCTTACGAAATCTGTCACCAGATCTCGCCGGCACGGGTTCTGGACTGCTCACCGCGGCGGGCTTGTTTTCTGCCGTGTTGGCCAGTGCGTGCATGGCGTCCATCCTTGATGCCATGCTTGGGAGTCAATCCGGGCTTAGCAGTGGTGATCTGGTGCTCGCGGCAGAGCGCATGAGATATGCGCACGGGATTGCGCGGTCGGCCATATTGCCCACAGTCGCCACGTTTTTCGCTACC